A single genomic interval of Streptomyces graminofaciens harbors:
- a CDS encoding WhiB family transcriptional regulator, with translation MRTINTNDTTRPTLRGIADHSWHVRGLCHGMPADDADELFFHAPRDHAAAAEARSICGRCPVKKDCFAYALDNDIRHGMWGGLTEIERRPWHARVSKRLDYARVKAAFQGRDVHLSDAEREAVVRHAYARGWSPERLAYTLQLELDWARDLMRRAAHDVADRDRFWGLYDEADPTTNKDGDEDGDGDEVTVSPVPRQVHTQALITALGKAA, from the coding sequence TTGCGCACCATCAACACGAACGACACCACGCGCCCGACGCTACGCGGGATCGCCGACCACAGCTGGCACGTCCGGGGCCTGTGCCACGGCATGCCCGCCGACGACGCCGACGAGCTGTTCTTCCACGCCCCGCGTGACCACGCCGCCGCCGCGGAAGCCAGGTCCATCTGCGGCCGGTGCCCGGTCAAGAAGGACTGCTTCGCCTACGCCCTGGACAACGACATCCGCCACGGGATGTGGGGCGGGCTGACCGAGATCGAGCGCCGCCCCTGGCACGCCCGGGTCAGCAAGCGCCTCGACTACGCCCGGGTCAAGGCTGCCTTCCAAGGCCGCGACGTCCACCTCAGCGACGCCGAACGTGAGGCCGTCGTCCGCCACGCCTACGCCCGCGGATGGTCCCCCGAGCGTCTCGCCTACACCCTCCAGCTCGAACTCGACTGGGCCCGCGACCTGATGCGCCGGGCCGCCCACGACGTCGCCGACCGCGACCGGTTCTGGGGCCTGTACGACGAGGCCGACCCCACGACCAACAAAGACGGGGACGAGGACGGCGACGGGGACGAGGTCACCGTCTCGCCCGTGCCCCGCCAGGTGCACACCCAGGCTCTGATCACCGCACTCGGAAAGGCAGCATGA